In Massilia antarctica, the following are encoded in one genomic region:
- a CDS encoding NADP-dependent oxidoreductase produces the protein MTTTALMNQQFRLAARPVGMPKRSDWEQTTEPVRDISDGEIVVKALYLSLDPAMRGWMNEGKSYIRPVAIGETMRAGGVGVIVASKSDKFAVGDTVSGGIGVQQYWVGAADDKSGNFYKIFPAMAPLTTWLNTLGMPGMTGYFGLIESGQPKAGDTVVVSGAAGAVGMTVGQVAKQLGCRVVGIAGGKEKCDFVVNELGFDACIDYKNSSVKDGLKEHCPDGVDVFFDNVGGEILDTVLTRINLRARIVICGAISQYNNTTPVKGPANYLSLLVNRARMEGIVVFDYADRYHVGVAAMAKWMKEGTFKSREDVVDGLENFPEALLMLFEGKNFGKLVLKVAEE, from the coding sequence ATGACGACTACCGCACTGATGAACCAGCAATTCCGCCTCGCCGCCCGCCCTGTCGGAATGCCGAAACGCAGCGACTGGGAGCAGACCACCGAGCCCGTGCGCGACATCAGCGATGGCGAAATCGTGGTCAAGGCCCTGTACCTGTCGCTCGACCCCGCCATGCGTGGCTGGATGAACGAAGGCAAGTCCTATATTCGCCCGGTCGCCATCGGCGAAACCATGCGCGCCGGCGGCGTGGGCGTGATCGTGGCATCGAAGTCCGACAAGTTCGCCGTGGGCGACACCGTCTCCGGCGGCATCGGCGTGCAGCAATACTGGGTCGGCGCGGCCGATGACAAGTCGGGCAACTTCTACAAGATTTTCCCGGCCATGGCGCCGCTGACCACCTGGCTCAACACCCTGGGCATGCCCGGCATGACCGGTTATTTCGGCCTGATCGAATCGGGCCAGCCGAAGGCCGGCGACACGGTGGTGGTGTCGGGCGCGGCGGGCGCGGTCGGCATGACGGTCGGCCAGGTCGCCAAGCAACTCGGCTGCCGCGTGGTCGGCATTGCCGGCGGCAAGGAAAAATGCGATTTCGTGGTCAATGAACTGGGCTTCGACGCCTGCATCGACTACAAGAACAGCTCGGTCAAGGATGGCCTGAAAGAACATTGCCCGGACGGCGTGGACGTCTTCTTCGACAATGTGGGCGGCGAGATCCTCGATACCGTGCTTACCCGCATCAACCTGCGCGCCCGCATCGTCATCTGCGGCGCCATCTCGCAGTACAACAACACCACGCCTGTGAAAGGCCCGGCCAACTACCTGTCGCTGCTGGTCAACCGCGCGCGCATGGAAGGCATCGTCGTGTTCGACTACGCCGACCGCTACCACGTGGGCGTGGCCGCCATGGCCAAGTGGATGAAGGAAGGAACGTTCAAAAGCCGCGAAGACGTGGTCGACGGCCTGGAAAATTTCCCCGAAGCGCTGCTGATGCTGTTTGAAGGCAAAAATTTCGGCAAGCTCGTGCTCAAGGTGGCGGAAGAGTAA
- a CDS encoding KGG domain-containing protein, whose amino-acid sequence MTTSKESGGNKNSISGGNAQKSGSGNSQGPAKRGFAAMDQHQQREIASKGGQAAHQKGTAHEFDSEEARRAGQKGGEAVSRNREHMADIGRKGGESRQSAARNAAAASGGGEAAAKGSRQGSKEKDKDKTD is encoded by the coding sequence ATGACGACAAGTAAAGAAAGTGGAGGCAACAAGAACAGTATATCCGGCGGCAACGCGCAAAAAAGCGGCAGTGGCAACAGCCAGGGTCCCGCCAAGCGCGGCTTCGCCGCCATGGATCAGCATCAGCAACGCGAAATTGCCAGCAAGGGGGGCCAGGCTGCCCACCAGAAGGGAACGGCGCACGAATTCGATTCCGAAGAAGCGCGCCGGGCCGGGCAAAAAGGCGGCGAAGCAGTCAGCCGCAACCGCGAGCACATGGCCGATATCGGGCGCAAGGGTGGCGAGAGCCGCCAATCGGCGGCCCGCAACGCCGCTGCCGCCAGCGGCGGTGGCGAGGCCGCGGCGAAGGGATCGCGCCAGGGGAGCAAGGAAAAGGACAAGGACAAGACGGATTGA
- the purU gene encoding formyltetrahydrofolate deformylase, with product MTHPEYILTLSCLDQRGIVHRVSGFLAEHGCNIIDSAQFGDAESKLFFMRVHFALEEGALGDAALRADFAALCTQMGMNGQLHDAHAKPRVMLMVSKIGHCLNDLLFRYKSGLLPVEIPAIVSNHMDFYQLAASYNIPFHHLPLAAGADAAAKQAQEARVLDLMHTHKIDLVVLARYMQILSPGLCEAMRGRAINIHHSFLPSFKGAKPYAQAHHRGVKLIGATAHFVTGDLDEGPIIEQDVERVDHAMDADTLSAIGRDVECVVLARAVKWFVEHRILQNGDKTVVFK from the coding sequence ATGACGCATCCAGAATACATCCTGACCCTGTCCTGCCTCGATCAGCGCGGCATTGTGCATCGTGTTTCGGGCTTCCTCGCCGAGCATGGTTGCAACATCATCGATTCGGCCCAGTTCGGCGATGCCGAATCGAAGCTGTTTTTCATGCGTGTTCACTTCGCGCTGGAAGAAGGCGCGCTCGGCGACGCCGCGCTGCGCGCCGATTTCGCCGCCCTGTGCACGCAGATGGGCATGAACGGCCAGCTGCACGACGCCCACGCCAAGCCGCGCGTGATGCTGATGGTGTCGAAAATCGGGCATTGCCTGAACGATTTGCTGTTCCGCTACAAGAGCGGCCTGCTGCCGGTGGAAATTCCGGCCATCGTATCGAACCACATGGATTTCTACCAGCTGGCGGCCAGCTACAACATTCCTTTCCACCACCTGCCGCTCGCGGCGGGGGCGGACGCGGCGGCCAAACAGGCGCAGGAAGCGAGGGTGCTGGATCTGATGCACACCCACAAGATCGACCTGGTGGTGCTGGCGCGTTACATGCAGATCCTGTCGCCCGGCTTGTGCGAGGCGATGCGGGGCAGGGCGATCAATATCCACCATTCCTTTTTGCCGAGTTTCAAGGGTGCGAAACCGTACGCGCAGGCCCACCACCGCGGCGTGAAGCTGATCGGCGCCACCGCTCATTTCGTCACGGGCGACCTCGACGAAGGTCCGATCATCGAGCAGGATGTCGAACGGGTCGATCACGCGATGGATGCCGACACCCTCAGCGCCATCGGGCGCGATGTGGAGTGCGTGGTGCTGGCGCGCGCGGTGAAATGGTTCGTGGAGCATCGCATTTTGCAAAATGGCGACAAGACTGTCGTCTTCAAATAA
- the cydB gene encoding cytochrome d ubiquinol oxidase subunit II: protein MIFDYDTLKVIWWGFVGLLLIGFALTNGFDFGVGMWLPFLGKSDMERRVIINVIGPTWEGNQTWFIAAGGAMFAAWPLVYAAAFSGFYVALMLLLFALFFRPVGFDYRSKLADTRWRNAWDWGLFTGGFVPPLIFGIAFGNLLQGVPFHYDDTMRMEYTGSFLGLFNPFGLLAGVLGVSMLAMHGATYLYQKTDDVIAARARKAAMAAGAVTVAAFALAGVWVAIGMDGYRIVSMPPVDSAFMPTAKVVERGVGAWLDNYTRWPLTIAFPVGGLLGAALAVALCAARRSLLAFLASGVSVASILLTAGAAMFPFIMPSSLSPGSGLTAWDAVASHKSLGVMLWVMVIMLPIVVLYTSWVYSIMRGKVTAAHIRENEHESY, encoded by the coding sequence ATGATCTTCGACTACGACACGCTCAAGGTGATCTGGTGGGGCTTCGTCGGCCTGCTGCTGATCGGCTTCGCGCTGACCAATGGCTTCGACTTCGGGGTCGGCATGTGGCTGCCCTTCCTCGGCAAGAGCGACATGGAGCGGAGGGTCATCATCAACGTGATCGGTCCGACCTGGGAAGGAAACCAGACCTGGTTCATCGCCGCCGGCGGCGCCATGTTCGCGGCCTGGCCGCTGGTGTACGCGGCCGCCTTCTCGGGCTTTTACGTGGCGCTGATGCTGCTGCTGTTCGCACTGTTCTTCCGGCCGGTCGGCTTCGACTACCGCAGCAAACTGGCCGACACGCGCTGGCGCAATGCCTGGGACTGGGGCCTGTTCACCGGGGGCTTCGTGCCGCCGCTGATCTTCGGCATCGCCTTCGGCAACCTGCTGCAGGGCGTGCCCTTCCACTACGACGACACCATGCGCATGGAGTACACCGGCAGCTTCCTCGGCCTGTTCAATCCTTTCGGCCTGCTGGCCGGCGTGCTGGGCGTGTCGATGCTGGCCATGCACGGCGCCACTTACCTGTATCAAAAGACCGATGATGTCATCGCGGCGCGCGCGCGCAAGGCGGCCATGGCGGCCGGCGCAGTGACCGTCGCCGCCTTCGCGCTGGCCGGCGTGTGGGTCGCCATCGGCATGGACGGCTATCGCATCGTCTCGATGCCGCCGGTCGACAGCGCCTTCATGCCGACCGCCAAAGTGGTGGAACGCGGCGTGGGCGCGTGGCTGGACAACTACACGCGCTGGCCGCTCACGATCGCCTTCCCGGTAGGGGGCCTGCTCGGCGCGGCGCTGGCGGTGGCCTTGTGCGCGGCGCGCCGCAGCTTGCTGGCGTTCCTGGCCAGCGGCGTGTCGGTGGCATCGATCCTGCTCACCGCCGGTGCGGCCATGTTCCCGTTTATCATGCCATCATCGCTCTCGCCCGGCAGCGGCCTGACCGCGTGGGACGCGGTGGCCAGCCACAAGAGCCTGGGCGTGATGCTCTGGGTGATGGTAATCATGCTGCCGATCGTGGTGCTCTATACCAGCTGGGTGTATTCCATCATGCGCGGCAAGGTCACCGCGGCGCATATCCGCGAAAACGAACACGAATCTTATTAG
- a CDS encoding hemerythrin domain-containing protein — MPTHGKPKSGAAIDALALLKADHEKVKSLFRAFDRLRGDDDKQRRFELVDDICYELTVHSMIEEEIFYPVLRSLIDDDQLLNEAEVEHAGARDLIGQLEVMYPGDDHFDAMVTVLGEEMAHHIDREESELFDAARQSGIDLGTLGERLSARKDELDEDLTSPPAPVEPMDPHNGTRRPPRLPN, encoded by the coding sequence ATGCCTACCCACGGTAAGCCAAAAAGCGGCGCGGCGATCGACGCGCTTGCATTGCTGAAAGCCGACCATGAAAAGGTCAAAAGCCTTTTCCGCGCGTTTGACCGTTTGCGTGGCGACGACGATAAGCAACGCAGGTTTGAACTGGTCGACGACATTTGTTATGAACTGACGGTCCATTCGATGATCGAGGAAGAGATTTTCTATCCGGTGCTGCGCTCACTGATCGATGACGACCAGTTGCTCAACGAGGCCGAGGTCGAACACGCCGGCGCGCGCGACCTGATCGGCCAGCTCGAAGTGATGTATCCCGGCGACGACCATTTCGACGCCATGGTGACGGTACTGGGCGAGGAAATGGCGCACCACATCGACAGGGAAGAAAGCGAGTTGTTCGACGCCGCGCGCCAGTCGGGCATCGACCTCGGCACCTTGGGCGAACGGCTGTCGGCCCGCAAGGACGAACTGGACGAGGACCTGACCTCGCCGCCGGCCCCGGTCGAGCCGATGGATCCGCACAACGGCACGCGCCGCCCGCCACGTTTACCAAACTAG
- a CDS encoding alpha/beta fold hydrolase, with amino-acid sequence MPRFALRMSMIAIASACSASSFAQASAAVDTQLAFSHPNQMVDIGGRRLNLYCSGSGTNTVIFDSPSGMGGWIWYAVQPEVAKQTRACIFDRAGMGFSDPAERPNTSANVVEDLHAALSKAGIAPPYVMVGNSFGGGNVQLFTYTYPKEVKGLVLVEAQHEDEMDRINVASKGKLKEMSDMMAAFTKTCATQSEKGFVPGSELFANCTGGFQPQFGRTLNAAYLASLTSPSYWRAHNAEEDAFETSNAQLRAARRPFGDLPLMVLTRGVSPYAIPGKPPSELNKATEKENFAMHQEMAALSTRSTHRVIPGAGHIIEADKPQAVIKAINDVLAQIKP; translated from the coding sequence ATGCCACGTTTCGCCTTGCGTATGTCCATGATCGCCATCGCCTCAGCTTGCAGCGCTTCCAGTTTTGCCCAAGCGTCCGCCGCGGTGGATACCCAGCTCGCTTTTTCCCACCCTAACCAGATGGTCGATATCGGCGGGCGGCGCCTGAACCTGTATTGCAGCGGTTCAGGAACCAACACGGTCATCTTCGACTCCCCGTCGGGCATGGGGGGGTGGATCTGGTATGCGGTGCAGCCGGAAGTCGCCAAGCAAACGCGCGCCTGCATCTTCGACCGCGCCGGCATGGGTTTCAGCGACCCGGCTGAACGCCCCAACACCTCGGCCAACGTGGTCGAGGACTTGCACGCCGCGCTGAGCAAGGCCGGCATCGCGCCGCCTTACGTTATGGTCGGCAATTCCTTCGGCGGAGGCAATGTACAGTTGTTCACCTACACTTACCCCAAGGAGGTCAAGGGATTGGTGCTGGTGGAAGCCCAGCATGAAGATGAAATGGACCGCATCAATGTCGCCTCGAAGGGCAAGCTCAAGGAGATGAGCGACATGATGGCGGCATTTACAAAAACCTGCGCGACGCAGTCCGAAAAAGGCTTCGTTCCCGGCAGCGAACTGTTCGCTAACTGCACGGGCGGATTCCAGCCGCAATTCGGCCGCACCCTGAACGCCGCTTACCTCGCCTCGCTCACCTCACCTTCCTACTGGCGTGCGCACAATGCCGAGGAAGACGCCTTCGAGACCAGCAACGCCCAGTTGCGCGCGGCGCGCCGGCCGTTCGGCGACCTGCCGCTGATGGTGCTGACGCGCGGCGTGTCGCCCTACGCCATCCCAGGCAAACCTCCAAGCGAGCTGAACAAGGCGACCGAGAAAGAAAATTTCGCCATGCATCAGGAGATGGCGGCCCTCTCCACGCGCAGCACGCACCGGGTGATACCGGGCGCCGGCCACATCATCGAGGCCGACAAGCCACAGGCGGTGATCAAGGCGATCAACGACGTGCTCGCGCAAATCAAGCCATAA
- a CDS encoding cytochrome ubiquinol oxidase subunit I, which yields MIPIDDVVSLSRLQFAATAMYHFLFVPLTLGLSWILVIMESVYVMTGREIYRDMTKFWGKLFGINFAMGVTTGITLEFQFGTNWAYYSHYVGDIFGTPLAIEGMMAFFLESTFVGLFFFGWSRLSKVQHLGVTFLVALGSSLSALWILIANGWMNNPVGAEFNFETMRMELVSIADVIFNPVAQVKFVHTVAAGYVTASMFVLGISAFYLLKARDVPFALRSFAIAAGFGLASTLSVIVLGDESGYTAGEVNKVKLAAIEAEWETEPAPAGITLIGLPNDKEQRTDYAVKVPYVLGLIATRSTDTQVTGIKDLKKLHETRIRNGMLSYAALTRLKGGDKSPEARAEFLRLKDDLGYGLLLKKYTPRVIDATEAQIRMAVNDTVPKVAPLFWSFRIMVGLGILFLFIFSASFYFLIRKRLAQQRWLLKLAVVAIPLPWVAAELGWVVAEYGRQPWTIAGILPTHLSASTLQASSLYFSLAGFIGFYTLLLVIEMGLMIKYTRQGPSALHTGKYHWEQQEAA from the coding sequence ATGATTCCCATCGATGATGTTGTCAGCCTGTCGCGGCTGCAGTTCGCCGCGACCGCCATGTATCACTTCCTGTTCGTCCCCCTCACGCTCGGCCTGTCCTGGATCCTGGTGATCATGGAGTCGGTCTACGTCATGACCGGCCGCGAAATCTACCGCGACATGACCAAGTTCTGGGGCAAGCTGTTCGGCATCAACTTCGCCATGGGCGTCACCACCGGCATCACCCTTGAGTTCCAGTTCGGGACCAACTGGGCTTACTACTCGCACTACGTGGGCGATATTTTCGGCACCCCGCTGGCGATCGAAGGCATGATGGCCTTCTTCCTCGAATCGACCTTCGTGGGCCTGTTCTTCTTCGGCTGGTCGCGTTTGTCGAAGGTGCAGCACCTTGGTGTCACCTTCCTGGTGGCCCTCGGATCGAGCCTGTCGGCCCTGTGGATCCTGATCGCCAACGGCTGGATGAACAACCCGGTCGGCGCCGAATTCAACTTCGAGACCATGCGCATGGAACTGGTCAGCATCGCCGATGTGATCTTCAATCCGGTCGCCCAGGTCAAGTTCGTGCACACCGTCGCCGCCGGCTACGTGACGGCATCGATGTTCGTGCTGGGCATCTCCGCCTTTTACCTGCTCAAGGCACGCGATGTGCCGTTCGCCCTGCGCTCGTTCGCGATCGCGGCCGGTTTCGGCCTGGCCTCGACCCTGTCGGTGATCGTGCTGGGCGACGAATCGGGCTACACCGCCGGTGAAGTCAACAAGGTCAAGCTGGCCGCCATCGAGGCCGAATGGGAAACCGAGCCCGCTCCCGCCGGCATCACCTTGATCGGCCTGCCCAACGACAAAGAGCAGCGTACCGATTACGCCGTCAAGGTCCCCTACGTCCTGGGCCTGATCGCCACGCGCTCGACCGATACCCAGGTCACCGGTATCAAGGACTTGAAAAAGCTGCACGAAACGCGCATCCGCAACGGCATGCTGTCGTACGCCGCGCTCACGCGCCTGAAGGGCGGCGACAAATCGCCTGAAGCGCGCGCCGAGTTCCTGCGCCTGAAGGACGACCTGGGCTACGGCCTGCTGCTGAAAAAATACACGCCGCGCGTGATCGACGCCACCGAAGCGCAGATCAGGATGGCCGTCAACGACACCGTGCCCAAGGTCGCGCCGCTGTTCTGGTCCTTCCGCATCATGGTCGGCCTGGGCATCCTGTTCCTGTTCATCTTCAGCGCCTCGTTCTACTTCCTGATCCGCAAGCGCCTGGCGCAGCAGCGCTGGCTGCTGAAACTGGCCGTGGTGGCGATTCCCCTGCCATGGGTAGCGGCGGAACTGGGCTGGGTGGTAGCCGAATACGGGCGCCAGCCGTGGACCATCGCCGGCATCCTGCCTACCCACCTGTCGGCGTCGACCCTGCAGGCCTCCAGCCTGTACTTCAGCCTGGCCGGCTTCATCGGCTTCTACACCCTGCTGCTGGTGATCGAAATGGGCTTGATGATCAAGTACACGCGCCAGGGACCGAGCGCACTGCACACGGGTAAATATCACTGGGAACAACAGGAGGCAGCATGA
- a CDS encoding GbsR/MarR family transcriptional regulator: MTNLSPLAQKFILHFGEMGSRWGINRTVGQIYALLYVLAKPLNADEIAEHLQFSRSNVSMGLKELQSWRLVKLLHQPGDRREYFEPPKDIWDIFKALLEERRRREVEPTLSMLRDALLETPATDADRIAQERMREMYNLIELSSSWFDDVQRLSPETLTSLMKMGSTVKTLLNVGDTVRGTFRKKRAPEPAATGAAAADNGDQDA; encoded by the coding sequence ATGACCAATCTCAGCCCACTTGCCCAGAAATTCATCCTCCACTTCGGCGAAATGGGCAGCCGCTGGGGCATCAACCGCACCGTGGGCCAGATTTACGCCCTGCTGTACGTGCTGGCCAAGCCGCTCAATGCCGACGAAATCGCCGAACATCTGCAGTTTTCGCGCTCGAACGTGTCGATGGGACTGAAGGAGCTGCAATCCTGGCGCCTGGTCAAGCTGCTGCACCAGCCGGGCGACCGCCGCGAATACTTCGAGCCACCCAAGGATATCTGGGACATCTTCAAGGCCCTGCTGGAAGAACGCCGCCGGCGCGAAGTCGAGCCGACCCTGTCGATGCTGCGCGACGCCCTGCTCGAAACACCCGCCACCGACGCCGACCGCATCGCCCAGGAGCGCATGCGCGAGATGTACAACCTGATCGAGCTGTCGAGCTCCTGGTTCGACGACGTGCAGCGCCTCTCGCCCGAAACCCTCACCTCGCTGATGAAGATGGGCTCCACCGTGAAAACCCTGCTCAACGTCGGCGACACCGTACGCGGCACCTTCCGCAAGAAGCGCGCCCCCGAGCCGGCGGCCACCGGCGCGGCAGCGGCCGACAACGGCGACCAGGACGCATAA
- a CDS encoding nucleotidyltransferase domain-containing protein, whose translation MIPVEVRAEIMRRLARTEQEEGVRILLAIESGSRAWGFASPNSDYDVRFIYAREADWYLAVDLEERRDVIEYPIVDDIDLNGWDLRKALRLLWKTNPAMVEWIQSPISYIDSGGFGAGARELLPAMYSAERGIYHYRSMAKTNYANHLSGDQVPLKKYFYVLRALLSVHWIERYGTAAPLEFHKLLHLLDHRPELLAEIDALLEKKRAAPELGLSEPIISLNDFIEHELARLETVQPLAAPRAQPLPGLNALFHAVLREQQG comes from the coding sequence ATGATCCCAGTCGAGGTAAGGGCCGAGATAATGCGCCGTCTGGCGCGTACCGAGCAGGAAGAAGGCGTGCGCATTCTGCTCGCGATCGAATCGGGAAGCCGCGCCTGGGGCTTTGCCTCGCCCAACAGCGATTATGACGTGCGCTTTATCTATGCGCGCGAGGCCGACTGGTATCTGGCCGTGGATCTGGAAGAGCGGCGCGACGTGATCGAATACCCGATCGTCGACGATATCGACCTCAATGGCTGGGACTTGCGCAAGGCGCTGCGCCTGCTGTGGAAAACCAATCCGGCGATGGTGGAATGGATCCAGTCGCCAATCTCGTATATCGACAGCGGCGGCTTTGGCGCCGGCGCGCGTGAACTGCTGCCGGCAATGTATTCGGCCGAGCGCGGAATTTATCACTATCGCAGCATGGCCAAGACCAACTACGCCAATCATTTGAGCGGCGACCAGGTACCGCTCAAAAAATACTTTTATGTACTGCGCGCGCTGCTGTCGGTGCACTGGATAGAGCGCTACGGCACGGCCGCGCCCCTCGAATTCCACAAACTGCTGCACTTGCTCGATCACCGTCCGGAGTTGCTGGCCGAGATAGACGCGCTGCTGGAAAAGAAACGCGCCGCGCCCGAACTGGGGCTGTCCGAACCGATTATCAGCCTGAATGACTTCATCGAGCACGAACTGGCACGCCTGGAAACGGTGCAGCCGCTGGCGGCGCCGCGCGCCCAGCCCCTGCCCGGCCTGAACGCCCTGTTCCACGCTGTCCTGCGCGAGCAGCAGGGATAA
- the cydX gene encoding cytochrome bd-I oxidase subunit CydX: MWYFAWILGIGLALSAAIINVMWLEANYAFGLRDEDVTRASFEKASKDNLLL; the protein is encoded by the coding sequence ATGTGGTACTTTGCCTGGATATTAGGAATCGGCCTGGCCCTCTCGGCCGCCATCATCAACGTCATGTGGCTGGAGGCGAACTACGCGTTCGGCCTGCGCGACGAAGACGTCACGCGCGCCAGTTTTGAAAAGGCCAGCAAGGACAATCTGCTGCTGTGA
- the cydP gene encoding cytochrome oxidase putative small subunit CydP has protein sequence MRALLHRLPFALAITLVLVLKAALLFMLYKAFFSTPQVKKMRMPTAQVEQHLLDTPRSTPPLPAKATP, from the coding sequence ATGCGCGCCCTTCTCCACCGCCTCCCGTTCGCGCTGGCGATTACCTTGGTACTGGTGTTGAAGGCCGCCCTCCTGTTCATGCTCTACAAAGCCTTCTTCTCCACGCCCCAAGTGAAAAAAATGCGCATGCCGACCGCGCAGGTGGAACAACACCTGCTCGATACGCCGCGCTCGACACCACCTCTTCCTGCCAAGGCCACGCCATGA